The genomic region TGTATTACATAACCATCTCAGTAGGAGAAACAGTGACCTCAAGTTTGTAATAGTAGAAAAACATagtaaaaaaaccaaaacaagaaAAGCAGCAGAGGTAAATTCATTGTGTACCAGTGGCCATAATTTGCCCACTGaaactaagcagggttgagcctggtcagtacctggatgggagacctcatgGGGAAAACGAagattgctgctggaagaggtgttagtgaggccagcagggggtgctcaccctgcggtctatGTGGGTCCCAATGCCCCATTATAGTGATGGggtcactatactgtaaaaaggcaccgtctttcagatgagacgttaaaccgaggtcctatctaaatctaaaggtgcccttctggTAGAGGGGAgaattaagcggaggtgcctttaagagcacacACTAGAACACAATCCCCTGCTGACAGGCTGAAGCAGGCAGCACAACAgcaccaccccccacccccacccaacAACTTTTGGGTCGGTTTCTATTTCAAGTCCCggaccgatttctcttcccactcTCTCCATTTCCTTCAGCCCCTGTCCCTCCTAAGGTCTGTGCACATAACTGAGTGGGGCAATGCCCCCCCTTCCCCCAGCCGCCCCTTTGACCCCGGCATGGTGATAATGCTATGACCTTGTCTTTGGCCTCTAACCGGCGCAGTCGCTCCTATTTCATGttacattttacaattaaaaattgcTTTTTTGATCTGCTTTTTGTTTTAGAATATACTGACAAGTGTATTGCAGCATGTCTCGCAAACCAGCAAGACCCAGATGTCCTGAGAGATGGTGAGTTCAAACAGCAAAGAGCAGCAGACTTGTACAGATTAGTGAATGTTCAGTGCTTTGATTatcagatttatttttctctctcaggAAACATGGCTCTGGCCGGGCTAAATAATTTGATGGCTCTGTCTGAAGCTCCATCACTTCTTACTGGAGGCCCCATCGCTCAGGACACTGGCCTCTATCTGAGCTCTTCTGACATACCAGGTAACACCCTAATGAGTttccttaaattaaaaaaaaaaaaaagagaaacaaccATTATCAATCTGCAGACATTTACTTAAGGACTGATACGCAAATTATTAAACAGCGCTTCCTCTCAATATAAGCCTTTCTCTCCTCATAGACATTGGCACCAACCCTTCTGGGTTTCCTTTGCCAGAATCAGGTCCAGGTCCTGCTTCAGCAGTTGGGTCAGAACAAGCAGGTGGACCCTCCTCTGCGAAACCCCTAACCATCCCAGTACAGGTCGCTCTCGCTATCAGTGGACAAGGTGATCCAGTCCAATCCAGTGGGCCTGCCTCTGGTTCAGGCAGACCCAGCAATCTCGCAGACATTGCCCAGTCAATGGGAGCAAACAACCCTTCAGGATTAGGTATGCagttacaataattcttctgaatttgtgcacatccctgaaattaACCAGACCGGTCATCATCAATGAAAATGTTTACAGTCCTACTGGGTTAGTTGAATTTAATGCTGTTTTTAAGAAAGAATTTACATGTAATGATTAGGCTTAAGGGTTCCACTtcaatcaatcaaaatcaaatcactttattgtcacaaccatatacacaagtgcaacagtgggtgaaagtcttgggtgcagttccgagcaacatagcagtcatgacagagATGAGacgtataccaatttacaataaacacaacacaatttacatatctaatatacacacaatacaatatataaataataatataaaatatacagtatacagtacacacaatatagaatacacagtatacaaaaaataaataaaatagtatatataaaatatacagttggttgatagtcagttgtcagtgtgttaggagagaatataatttaagacagtctaatgtatattgatcgtgagcaatcaagagttcaaaagtctgattgcttgtgggaagaaactgtcatgaagtcagctggtgcaaaTCCTGATGCCtgaccacctgcctgatggtagcaatgaGAGCAGCCCATGACACGGGTGGCTGGAGAATacactttacctgtattcaccctaTATCTCTATTGCAGAACATAATAAATGTGGCATAGAAGATATGGTTAGAAATATGcaatccatttttaaaatttcttCTTTAAGATGCAAGTTTGAACCCTGACCTCTGCAGTGGCCTTCCTATCGATGGACTGGCAGCTCTCTTCAATGGCTCCATCATAGTTTTCAGAGGTACGCtttctattttctgttttatagttaGTGGGATTTTTTTCCACATAACTGTGCATCTAAGATTTTGCAATATGACATCCATATCAGGTCACTTCTTTTGGCTGCTGAACCCCAAGACAAGAAGTGCTGGTCCTGCTCAGAGAATCACTGAAGTGCTGGGCATCCCTTCCCCCATCGACACCGCTTTCACTCGCTGCAACTGCCAGAGCAAGACTATCATCATCAAGGTACTTAAGAACATGGACAATAATCACTAACTGCAGCCTAAAACTGTACCTTGAAGGGAAAATGTAAGTTCagtagtgttcattttaatttattgaactgTAATTTTTGTAACAAGATATCCTGAGTGGTGCTtccccatgcaaaactcactatATTGATAAtaggttgtgggtggttgctgtgGCATTtagagtgtctttttttttttgtgtgtttttttttttttttcttcacatgttGCTATGCTGTTTGCTTTCTGGCCCTAGTCAAAAGAACCCATTCCCAAGTCTGGTCCATAGATATGGTTTGGGTCCCTCATTCATTATAAGttccagatatatatatatatatatatatatatatatatatatatatatatatatatatatatatatatatatatatatatatatattacatttacctGTTTTATTCACCAACTGCCTGGCCACTTCGAAAATAGCAAAAATGATTTTTTCCTCAAAAAGCCACTTGATTTGATGTATTATTCATGTCTGATGGGTAATTAGTTAAtatgaagtttaatacttagggttaatgTTTTGCTCTAAATtacaagtatgagcaataataaaagtgatgcttgccttcGCAATAATCAGTTTTTGGCTGAATCTCTCTCCTAAGGGGGATGATTACTGGAGTTTTGAAAATGGTGTAATGGAGCCTGGATATCCAAGATCAGTGTCTACGGACTTTGGTGGCCTCACCGGGGAGATCAGTGCTGCTCTGCCTATCCCTGCCACCAGAAAGAGACCAGAGACTGTGTACTTCTTTAAGAAAGGTGCCTTTCTTTCTGTTAAATGTACTGAAAACATTGTTAGTACAAGCTGCACAAATGAGAATATTTAACAGATTGTGTCATTTTCTAATCAGGAGGTAGAGCTCACAAATTTTCTTATCCGCCTGGAAGTGCGCCGAATTGCAGTGGCAAGAGATCCAAAAACACCAAGAACCAACATGCTAGACAAGCAGGTAGTGTGCATTTTTAATGCCATATATTTGAGGTATTAGAAACCAATTTCTTTATAAATGTATTGGGAAtagtgtttaaaatgtaattatgaatAGCAACAATACGTAAAATATTataagatataaaaaaatctgttctttACTTGTCATTTAATCTAAATAAATATTACTTTTGACAGGGATGCAGTTGTCAGGAGAGATCAACCTGAGCCTCACATGGAAGGGCTTCCCCACCCCTGTGACTTCAGCCTTGTCTATGCCCAACCCCAGAAAATCAGATGGTTTCGATTACCTTGTTTTCTCTTGGCGTAAGTGATAATATTTTGTTGCAACAGTCTTATACATTTATTCTTACagggatatttcacctaaaatgTAGGGGGAAAcataaaagtgaatggttaccaaggctgtcagttcctaacaattctgccaaacatctccctttgtgttttcTGGGCGAACAAACCCAAGACTTAAGTTTGTACTAAAGTAGTTTGTGAGATTAAAAATTCTATGCATAACTGACAGATTCAAATGTATAGCTGATGTATagcaatcttttattttttactctttgATATAGTAATCTTGTCTCTTTTCTCAGTGCTTTACTGCACCTCACATTTTAGTTTATATTTTAATCCATGGATTTAATAACACTTATCTCTGTAATTTACAGCTAAAATCTTCAATATCAAGATCAGCGGTGAGCTGCCTACTTTGGCGGCTCCTGCCAGCAGTCCCTCACAGCAGAATGACATCAGAAGCTGGCTCAACTGTCCCTGAAAAACCAGCACTAATCAAAAAACACCAGCAGCAGCACGGCAGGAGAGATTTCTCCATTTATTAGCAAAACCATTGAACATAGCATCAGGATGATTACTCACACAAATATAAAATAGCAAATCTAAACCATTGCTTTAAAGCACATTGAAGGAcatgaaataacaaaaaaaggtAAAACAGCAGCAAGCTGATTCCGGATACTCTAAAGAGCTGTTAATAAGTGTGTGATCAGTGTTTCTGCTGGGCAAACGCTGTTAAGGCAGGTGGATTTAGATGGGAGTGCCTCTGTTGAGTCCTCGACCCCGACCTCCTCGAGGAAAACTCATCCCTGCAGGATACGATTGAGAAACAGAGTTTTCAAGAAATAAGAATCCAAATCCAAAAAGGCAATAGTTCAAATTGTATTCTTTAAAGACCCCGTTAAAATCACTAGCACAGTTTTCTGTCCTGGGTTGATGCTTTTCCTATTAAATGTTTAGGCTGGGGTACACTAGCACATAGATGAcatcaaagctaatagacatggactaaaagccacaaaactcccattttgatttcatggggtctttaaccaAATTCTGTTCTCCATCGATCTCAATctttttaaaacatgttcataAAAGCAACATCCAAATGTCTAATTTTATTCAAACAAACTGAATTTTTGTTGAGTAACATCCTGACTTAAAGAAAAGCTTTTGTATTCACAAAAATATCTGTTGCTTCATTAAAAACCAGtaaagctttaaaaaataattctctgttgtgtttgtgtatgtgagatGGTATGTAAAACTGCAACATGTGTGTATTGATATACAGTACAGAGAGTGGATGAGGGTGGATGTAGCAAGTAGGACAACTGAGTGCGAGTTAAGGAGAAGGTGAATTGAGTAATAGGGTCCGTAGTGCTAACCTCTTCGTATGATCTGGTTCCTCCTGGACAGCTGGTGCTGGGGGAGGAGCCGACTTGCAGGCTTGGTCTGTCCAGTACTGGTGGTGCTAGTATCTAAAAAGAGAAAGATGTAGAGATGCAGAAGATAAACAGGACAAATGCTTATATAAAAGTACAAAGCCAGTGAGATACATGTACCTGCAGAGCTGGACGTGGGCTCCTGGCTAGTGGAGGGCAGGCTGGCATCATCGGACGGCTGTGCTGATTCCAGCTCTGACTGGCTCTCTAGACATGCCTCACCACTAGTCCTACATAGAGTTAACACAAATATTATAATCCAGAATGAAGAAACGAGTCACTGAATAAACCATCGTCAACATGGCAAGATCTCTCAAACAAATAAGTATTATAAGCTTTAACAATCCTTCACACTTAAACTTCTATTATATTTTACACACTATATGTATTCAAAATcacttacaaataaataaaaacagaaattgtgcattatccattgacaaaGCTATTGATAATTTGACACCATGGAATAACATGTCTTAATCAGCCAATGGCGCACATTCATCGGCCGAAGCCAAATATATTGGTGTTTAACCAGCAAGCACCACTTACAAGTGATTGTATGATTACGGTTCCCTACCCTTCATTCTCAGCCTCTGCCACAAAGACGTCATCTCCGTCATCTCCTGGGACAGCTTCTCCTGGGGCAGTCAGGCTGGCTGTGGATGTGCTCACCATGGGAACAGACTGAGAAGCTGTCTCTGCTACATCAGATGTGTGGCTCTCTGTGAATACGGTCACTGTCGAGAAAGACAGGAGGAGGGAAAGCAGTTAGATATCTGTTTGGCTAAACAGACGTGCATCACTGCTCTTAAGCCGTCACGACAAACCAGACATCCTGTAGCTGCTTACCTGGAGCCGCCACCTGTAGAGGGGTAGTGGGGACACTCCTGCCTCCAGACTCGTCATCATGAGAAGGTAAGAAGAGAGGACACTCGTACATGCCCAAACCTGCAGCACAGCAAACAGACAAACTGTCACTTCCATGTCACCCACATTACAGAAAGAATGCTCTATCTAAATCTCCGTTCACACTGACAGCTCTTTTAATCACTGGAGGTCACCAAGTGACTGTATAGTTGGTTGCTAGTAGAGGTCTTTACTGCTGGTTGCAACTTCACTGGTGGGCTGCACAACTGCCCATAGCTTTTGAAAACCTGATCACAAATTAAGTATACTGCTGGTAAACAAAAGATGTCCATCTATTCTGACAAGGACTGACAAACATTGAAtgtttcttgcaaaaaaaattacatttttgagggGTGGTCGTCTGAAAATATATAAGAGGTCAATCAGGCTTTATTGCCAAATGTTCtaacatacacaaggaattttgcacacagaacataaaacaaggtaagagtataaatatacacaaataatAGGACAAATAACAGAATGGCGCATGtacatgtgcaaggtaggggtatgtacagttattgaattaaatatgtgaatttacatatgtacatgagatatttatttacattattgcactatgggggagtcctgaggcagtttaattgttcatgtggaaaacagcctgagggtaaaaactgttcttgtgcctggatgtcctggcactcGGTGCTCTGTAgagctggccagagggcaacagttcgaagaggAAGTGGGCAGGGTgcgtggggtccagagtgattctacctgcacgtttcctcactctggaaacatacaggtcttggagggtgggcaccaataatcctctcagcagtccttaCTGTCTGTTGTAGTTTTCTTCTCTCTGATTTAGTGGCTGAACATACACAGTGGTGGCtggttatagatgtacacaggacagactcgatgacggctgagtagaaatgtcagcagctcctgtggcaggttgaactcccTCAGCTggtgaagtacaacctctgctgagccttcttcacaatggtgTCTATGTGGGTGTACagcttcaggtcctgagagatggtagagccctggaacctgaatgactccactgctgccacagtgcagcAGTGCATACTGCACCATATCATTAACAATGAATGATAATCAATGCTTGAATTAAAACTCAGTGGAATGCAGACACTGTTttccatgcattttttattttaaccctGTGTGTGGTCAGAGACAAATTATACAGAATAGGGAAATTACTCTTCAGTCAATAATGTACTACACTCCAGTATCTTGAAGGAGTCAGATCACATACGTTCCACTGTCTTCACTTGCATTAGAATTCTCTGCTCATTTGCGTAAAGAGAAACTTTTCTCAATTCGAATCGCTGGGCACGACCATGTCGCATCGGCAATGGTTGCTGTCACCTCAAATTGCCAACTctcaataaaaatgatttacttAATTATTATTACTTAAGTAAAACTGGTCGCCTTGTTGCTGACaattgctgtcagtgtgaacggcccttaactCTGCCGTTTCTGTACTCACCTCCATGTGTGGCAAGATGGCTCAGGTCAGAGTGAGAAGAGCTGGCCTGGGGCATCATATCCTCAGGAGGGCCGAAACGGAAGCGAGGGACTCCTGCTACCTGAGGGGAACTGAGATGAAGGGATGCatgattaataaatatatttattcatgCTACCCTCCagctacaataatgtaatgtgaAAAGCTGCTGTGACTCACTGAATGGCCTCTGCAAAGCCATCTGTGCGGTGCGGCACCACAAGGGTGGGCGTGCTGGGAACCATCCTGTCATCATCATCGAAGAAGTGTTGCTGCAGGAACAAAAATACATAGTCAAAAAGCTGAAGTCCTAAACTAGAgggatgatttttatttattgctATGTGGTGTATGAGGGTTTCACACACAAAGCTCACTCACCATGCTTCCGATTCCAGGGGTGAGCTGGGGAGCGCGACTCATGGATGGGCGTCTACTCTGTCCGGACTGTCTCTGTTTGAGAGaacaaacatgataaaaaaaatcactaagtGACAGTATCAGCCCGCATCTTCCCTCAACAAACCaggcaaaagtttggacacacttgactgtaTGTACAATTATCATGATCTTAAagaactttttatttaaaaggcTTATGGTTAAATGCATGAAATTCTCATGTATGTAtcacttaaaacaaaacaaaactttttaaatggaTAAGTTGGACCAGATAGTGCATGAAAAGAAGCCAATAAAagtccagcatacatgggaattCCTTtggtactgtttaaaaagcaactCAGGTAGATTTTGAATGAAGTTGGTTGTAAGAATACCAAGAGTGtgaatctaggcaaagggtgactcctTTTCAGAAGCAGTAGTATAAAagcattcatgtgtgtgtgtgtgtgtatatgtttttttaatccactacctattctaaaatgtggaaaacagtAACAAAGAATGactaggtgtgtccaaacttgaCAGGTAATGTAAATAGATCTACTTCATAGTAGCACACAAATGGATTTAgtttaaaagcaataaaatattttacaaaaaaaaaaaaaaaaaattcactgaagtTGAATTTAAATTGAAAAGAGCTTGTAAAGCTTGTTCTTAGATAAACACAGCTGAGTTCAGCTTACTCAGTACTATTCAGTACCTTTACTGTtacagcacatacagtatgtgtgtttatgtaaatAATTCAGGTAAAGGACATATGCATGGTATATACCTGCATAATGGGGGGGCCAAGCTCAGGGACAGGGTGGATATTGAGTCGTGGGGGTGGGGTGTGATGTGGTCTGCGGGGGGACTGGGGCAGGCGTGGGCCCAATGAGGTGGTGGTGGTGCTGGGGACTGGTTGGTGCTCTCTCACAGGTTCAGCAGCAGGGAATGACTCCATAGTGCTGACGCTAGCTTCACCTAAAAGCCCAAAACAAGTTCTATTCATATTCTAAATGTAGCACATTCATGAAAAGACATCAAAAGCAAGAGGATATGCATAATTAGATGACTCAATTCAACATTGCAAAATGAATGCCATTACCATTGAAGTGCTATATATGTCAAATGCTAACTTATTAGCATCCTTATTGGCTCAAAGTTTAGCAACTTGCCTTTTACACGTAAAGGGCCCATATTCAACACTTTTCAAGCccacttatattatattatgttggtCAAGTCAGTTTAAGtttacatgaccattttccaccttcTTAGAGattgaccaatagtggattttgctgataccgatatatagaatgctaaaatatatttttattctttacttCCTGTGACTGGCACAGACATGGAGTCTAAAATGAATTAAATCCTAgatacagtttattttttaaccaaaatcCCCATAATAACcagaacaaaatgaagacttgATTCATAACGctgaacttttaaatataaacaagcccgaaatacaccagggactctttaaaccaaattaagcattttatagcctataaatattcaccagataaaggtttttgtatatacagtatgtattgtatatagaatacagtatgtgtgtgtgtgtgtgtatatatatataatcaccagATAAGGTTTAATGAAGAATAAGGTTTATTGTTATTCACAAGATTTGAAGTTAGAGATACGATGCATGGGCACATTTTCATttagttgcatttttctttgcatgctctcgCTTCAGTTTAGAACACTTCATTGTCTATGGTTatccaaataacaaaatatgcattgaagtgagaatAAAATATGGctaaatattgtcaatgatgaaagatttagaattagattttaaatcccagtgattgtttttatttcacctctagaggccgctgttatactgtaaaaCCAAGCCAACTCCAGCGCCGGCAAACGAGGAACACaaatcatttttttctttcttttaggcgatacagatagttccaaaaaataactactggcacagattaatctgtaaaacataTATATTGATCTACCTCTTCTCTCTCTAATTGGCTAACctttacatacaggtgcatctcaataaattagaatgccgtggaaaagttcatttatttcagtaattcaactcaaattgtgaaactcgtgtattaaataaattcaatgcacacagactgaagtagtttaagtctttggttcttttaattgtgatggttttggctcacatttaacaaaaacccaccaattcactatctcaaaaaattagaatacatcacaagaccaataaaaaaaacatttttagtgaattgttggccttctggaaagtatgttcatttactgtatatgtactcaatacttggtaggggctccttttgctttaattactgcctcaattcggcgtggcatggaggtgatcagtttgtggcactgctgtggtggtatggaagcccaggtttctttgacagtggccttcagctcatctgcattttttggtctcttgtttctcattttcctcttgccaataccccatagattctctatggggttcaggtctggtgagtttactggccagtcaagcacaccaacaccatggtcatttaaccaacttttggtgcttttggcagtgtgggcaggtgccaaatcctgctggaaaatgaaatcagcatctttaaaaagctggtcagcagaaggaagcatgaagtgctccaaaatttcttggtaaacaggtgcagtgactttgcttttcaaaaaacacaatggaccaacatcagcagatgacattgcaccccaaatcatcacagactgtggaaacttaacactggacttcaaacaacttgggctatgagcttctccacccttcctccagactctaggaccttggtttccaaataaaatacaaaacttgctctcatctgaaaagaggactttggaccactgggtaacagtccagttcttcttctccttagcccaggtaagacgcctctgacgttgtctgtggttcaggagtggcttaacaagaggaatacaacaactgtagccaaattccttgacatgtctgtgtgtggtggctcttgatgccttgaccccagcctcagtccattccttgtgaagttcacccaaattcttgaatcgattttgctggacagtcataaggctgtggttctctcggttggttgtgcatctttttcttcaacactttttccttccactcaactttccgttaacatgcttggatatagcactctgtgaacagccagcttctttggcaatgaatgtttgtggcttaccctccttgtg from Myxocyprinus asiaticus isolate MX2 ecotype Aquarium Trade chromosome 5, UBuf_Myxa_2, whole genome shotgun sequence harbors:
- the LOC127440995 gene encoding proteoglycan 4-like, whose product is MTGSTLVSSLLALACVFLPLCAAQGSCRGRCGEPFARGQVCNCDYSCFSHGECCKDFEEVCTVSGSCRGRCDEPFRRGRQCDCDSDCVLYNTCCPDYHGPCDAFSNLKAPRSSKITKTTEYTDKCIAACLANQQDPDVLRDGNMALAGLNNLMALSEAPSLLTGGPIAQDTGLYLSSSDIPDIGTNPSGFPLPESGPGPASAVGSEQAGGPSSAKPLTIPVQVALAISGQGDPVQSSGPASGSGRPSNLADIAQSMGANNPSGLGPDLCSGLPIDGLAALFNGSIIVFRGHFFWLLNPKTRSAGPAQRITEVLGIPSPIDTAFTRCNCQSKTIIIKGDDYWSFENGVMEPGYPRSVSTDFGGLTGEISAALPIPATRKRPETVYFFKKGGRAHKFSYPPGSAPNCSGKRSKNTKNQHARQAGMQLSGEINLSLTWKGFPTPVTSALSMPNPRKSDGFDYLVFSWPKIFNIKISGELPTLAAPASSPSQQNDIRSWLNCP